GAAAGGAGTGGCTATCAATACAAACAAACAGGCCTTGTGCCCTAATCCTCCTAAATATATGTTGTAGAATAATGAAATGACATGTTTCCATGACTCAGTATGCGGCTTCTCTCTCATTCGGTTTTCTTTCTAGGTGCACGGTGAGTGGGAGTGCCAAAGCACAACCTGATCTCGCAACCCTGCCCTCAACACTGTACACTACGTTACTCATTAAAGTCTTAGGATGTTTACACAGCCGTTTCCCAAAATACCTCCATTAAAACTTCCCCTCATCAAATGTATTCCACCTGTCTATGGTTCTAGTTAAAGTGTTGGGATTTGTGTCGTAATGGTACCCCCTCCTGGATTACTGGAGTAGAGATAGTTCTACACAAAACATCCAGTCCCTGCAATTAACCTCTCatgaacccttttttctaagagtgtagtgttcTGCCTATTTCTACGGTGCTGGTATTGTTTTGTGCAGTAGTGGCGCCCCCTCCTGGTGAAGAGTGATAGAGATTGGTAGTCACTGGAGGAGGGGTCGCTCTCTTCAGAGCTGCTGGTCCTCATGGAACTCTGGGATGAACGGGACCTGCCTGCTCTCTGTGACCTCCTGGTCGGACCACTAGAGAGCTCTTcactaggacacacacacacaagtttgtAGAGACCATTGTGAGATATTTTACAACAATATACCGCATAAGGAAATTTGTGACATACAAATTTAATTTCATATAATACGGTTTATTACGGCAGCGCTAAATAATATAATACATGTTTTTGAGTTATGGGGAGAAAGAGCAAAGCACTCTGACATCAACCATACCTGTACTTCTTGGAGGTGATGAGAAGGCGACACTGCTCCCTGCTGTCGTCCAGCTCCGTCTGCATCCGGAACGTCACTCCCTGGAAGTCTGGGTCTCCAACATCCACACTCCGGCTGGGACGGAGCTGCTTCCTGGGGGCCTTGGTGGACCTCCACATGGGgtcagacggagagggagactggggggcTGCGGGGATAGTGTCCATGTCATCCTCCAAGTCCTTGCACCTTTGGGTGAGGTCCAATGGAGAGTCTGTAATAATACTGGTATCTTGTACTGTGTCCTCTTCCATGGAGCTTTCGTTGAGCTCTGCTTTGACGCCTGCAAAACTGCCATCTTGTACTGATTTTGCGTTCACAATCACAGACCCTGCTTCACTGTTCAATATGAGCAACATAGTATTATAAGGGGAGTTCGGGGCTGGTGGCATGTCTTCCTTGGGGTCAAAGGTAAAACATATGTTTGAGTTGAAGTCCAGGGTCATGTTAAGGTTCAGCTCTTCTGGGCCTGGATGTAAGCATGTCATGGGGTCTACGGAGGGAGACGACAGACTTGCTGCCTCCTTAATTGTAGCTACTTTGTGGACAAGCGTTTGGCCAAATAGGTTTATATATGACACAGACGGATATTTAACTGACAGCCCGTCTTTTGCCTCAGGACGGACCTCCTTCACTGTGTTGTCGTCTTGGACTAAGGCACAGGGGACCTTTCTGCTTTCTTCACTCACAGACAATCCATCACCGTTAAGACAAAATGTGGCTCCTGTTTCTTTGTTCGTTACAACGTCAGAGTCTGAAGCTCCCACACCAGGTTTAGTTTTGTAGCTGCCATTGACATCCGGTGATGTCTGAGAACTGGTACCTGGACATGTGGGTGAGCAATAACCACCTCCACCcaactcccccatctctccactgGACCCGACATGCGGATGGGGAGAATCCCCTCTGGTACTGACTAGAGTGGGGCAGACAGGGACAGTGTTCTTACTGTACCCCACACCTTCAGGAGGATGATCGTCAGAGTCAATAGGAACCAACTGAGCCCTAGAGGAGGTTCCCTCTTGGTCATCTGACTGGAGGAGTCTCTCACACTGCATGTTGATCAGGCTCATCAACTCCCACGGACTGCTGCTACTATGACGGCTGGGCAGGACTGAGTTTGTATGTCTCCTACATTGTTCTAAGTCATCTTTTGGCTGGTTATGAAGGCTCATGAGAGAGGAATTGTGCTGAGGAGGAGAAGGTCTATGATCAGACACTTGATTATTTTTAGACCTTTCATTTGATACAGGTAAAGTCTTAGGCTTTGAGTCTATGGAGCGGTTGTGGACAGGGGTGGGAGTTGCTAGCTTGGAGGCTTCTTGGATGAGGTAGAGGATAGTGGACTGGGTCACCTGAAGAAAAATAAAAGAAGACTCAACCACACACTGAGATAATATTGACCCACCTcaagcacagcacacacacctgCAGGCCCTCCTGGGTGTCTGGATCTTCCATGGTCCCTTGGCTGCCTGGTCTGTAAATGGCTCCTGTGCTCATGTTGATGTGCCCATATTGTGGAAAGAAAACAATTGGAAAGTGGATCAGCtgaatacagtaccagtcaaaagtttggacacacctactcattcaaggatttttcttgatttttaatattttctacatcgtagaataatagtgaagacatcaaaactatgaaataacacatatggaatcatgtagtaaccaaaaaagggttaaacatatcaaaatatattttatatttgagattcttcaaatagccatcctttgccttgatgacagctttgcacactattggcagtctctcaaccagcttcacgatgtagtcacctggaatgcatttcaattaacaggtgtgccttaaaaagtttgttcttaatgcttttgagccaatcagttgtgtccaAACACTTGAATGACTATGTGTTTAAAACTTTTTAccggtatacacacacacactaaataaaaacaaatacttaCAAATTACAATAAATGATTACATATGATAGTTGATTTCATTATACTATAATAATTCAAGCTAAAAAGATTGTAAAGTAGCCTATTAGTACCCTACTACTCTTAACTACAACAGTCTGAATTAGCTGTCAAAATCAAATTAGCTTCGTGAGCAGAGCTAGAATTAATGGCCCAACAAACCTTTAGCAAATAATGAGTAAGCCGACAATGACATTCTAACTAACACGATATAGCCTATTGATACACACTTACTTTGTCAAATTGTATGAATTTCTCCTCAAAACGTAACCATCTGCATTCTACTATTTGATAGACGTCCTGAATTAGTATGACACATCTTGCTCGAGCTCACTGCTCAGTCTGAGGGCACACTGAGGCCGTGCGTTTGAATACGAACTTTTCTGCCACACAATATCTCCACATCCTACCTTAGAAAATATCaagtatttaaataaaaaatcgAATTATGAGATCCCTGTGATCGATCGGATTAAATTGTTATGGAAACTATCGAGCTCAATCGTTTGATTATGTAATGCCCTGATCACGTTGGTGATCACGGTTGTCTCTTACCAAGGCGATCAGGGCCAACATGCAGATTCACCCTTGGTTTTCTCACTGAATCAGTCTTGAGAGAGCTGACAAGTTATTTCCTTCAATTTGATCACTAGCTTCAGGAAATTGATAGTCACGTTACCGCAATGCATTTGTTGTTGGGCCTTCAGGATGCCACAGATGTCTGTGATTGAAGTTGATTGGCCTGCATAAACACATAAAAGTGTGGGTTGAGTGATTTGCGTTCTAGATTTTCCCGAATTGTTGGCCTTGTGGCGCCTCGGTTtcttctgtatatatatatatatatatatataaataaaacgtTTTTACATACAGGTAAATAGGCTACTAATGTTTTGTACGAATATAGTCATCCATTACAAAACACGCGAAGTGAGGTTCTTGGTATAAATTGTAGGTCTACTGTTGAGTTTGACTAGCGATGCTTTATCTTGAACCATTTAAAATGATCTCCCACACAAAACAAATACAATGTATCATTATTTAGCAGTGACACATTGGCTGTTTAGAAAGGCAGCTCAATTATGACCATTTTTCGCTAATTTGTGTTTTGACCCATCAGATCAGCTCGGGAAAAGATTTGTGAtgggtcaaaagaccaattatcTTCATTGGGCTGCCTAAACGCAGCCATTTtagcagtggtattcaaagtcaGTCCTCAAAGGGCCAGAGGTGGTTTTCTTGACCCTTGTATGATATTGCTAATTGGTCGATTATGCAATTGGTTTCCATTTCCTGGGTTTTGAGGATTTAAACTGCTCTCAAGGACTGGTGTTGAATACTGCACTTGTGGTGTTCAATTGCCTTCAGTGTGGTTTTTAAAAAGCATAGGGCTTAAGACAGACTAGTACAAACTTTTGGTATTTTTATTGCACAAATCTAAAATAGACTTGCAAATTtgagatataccatatatacaTAATACACCTACCTACACGTTTTGTGCGTATGACAGACACATTCATTACAGTACAAGTGAAAGCATTCCAGGTTCGTAAAGGAGCCAACTAATACTGGATACAGGTGTTTTTTGATGGACAGTTATGAGACTAACGGTGAATTGACAAGGCAAATCATTACTGGGTATGGATGGACAGAAACAGAAATGACTTGGGAATTGGACAAAATGCATGTCAGTTTAAAATGGTTTAGGCtgcattttgaccaatcagatcagctttgATGTGCAAAGATCTGTGATTGGaaaaaaaatatcaaaatgaGGCTGCCTGTGTGAATGCAGCCCAAGTATCTCCTTGGCATCATCAGTTATCTAACAGATTCAACCCTTTCCATTCCAATCGATCTCAAGCTGCCCTCTGCTTACAAAACACACTGCAAAAGTGCTACATCAGAGACGGTTAATGATTCCTGACAGGCTTGATGTAGGGAAAGGGCTTTCAGTGTTGTGGATGGGCTTGTTACGGTCTTGACTAGTCACCACACACCCACAACAGTAAAATTCCTAGAAACTGGCCATAAGTAGCTATAATGGTGAAAGCTATGTATACATAACATCCTGTTCATTAGCTGTATGCGAGTGCTGTTATTGTAGAGACAAGACTATTTGGAAGCTCCACCTGAGATGTGTGTATGTTGACCTTTGTAAATGAGTTGTAACATGGAATGTTCTATTCAAGGACACAAAGTTATTTGCGTAGCAATGACAACAGGCCTTTCTGAAATGCTGACTCGGGTTACTATGAAACAAACAACTGTCTGTGACATTGAACGGTTTGATAGACATCTCAATCTTGGCCTGAGAACTTTTCTATACACATGACATATTTATACATGAATGCTGAAAACCATCTAACTCTTCCACAATCAGCATTACTTTCAGTGTGAGCCAAATACAACACACTTcagaggctgcgtttacacaggcagcccaattctgatattttttccactaattggtcttttgaccaatcccaTCAGGGGCGCTGTCTAAATGCAGCCAGTGACTGGTATATAGCTTTTGTCTTCGGTCACACAGTCATGTGGATATGTAAGAGCATTCTTGACTTGGGAGGGATCCTTCAagcgactctctctctctctctctcttatgacTCAGTCCTGAGGGGCCGTGTTCCAACATCCATACTAGCATACTACTTAGAATGCATGCCCAATACGTTGCTTCACACTAAGTAGGGTGCTAGTGTGGAGTGTAAACATCCATACTACTTAAGCATCCATGCCCAATACATTGCTTCACACTAAGTAGGGTGCTAGTGTGGAGTGTAGTGTCCTCAGTGTGGTTTGGGAACATGGCCGTCCACGTAGAAGTTCCTGGTGACCTTAGGCAGGGTAAGCTCGATGCCCTCCAGCTCCTGGGTGAGTATGATCTGACAGCCAAGTCTGGAGTTCTCCTGTAGCGCTGGGGCCATGTCCAGCATGTCATCCTCTCTAGTATAAGAATAATCAAATTGAAGCCATTGATTTGCATTGCATTATAAGAGTCTTGTTGACAATgaaagtgttttgttttttatagTATGCGTTTGACAGGGGCAATGACATGAGCTCTCATGGACTATGGCATATCTTATAATAAAACAATCTCATACCTTTCGTCAGGCTCTGGTAGCTTGTCGACATGGTCTCTGTTCACATACACGTGGCACGTTGAGCAAGCTAGTGATGCCTCGCAAGCTCCTTAAAAATCATACATGGACAGGAAGAAAGAAACCAGATGTAAGTGTGGCTCCcgggcgcagcggtctaagacagtGCGTCTCAGtgatagaggcgtcactacagacaccctggtttaaatccaggctgtatcacaaccggccgtgattgggaatcccatagagcagtgcacaattggcccagcgccgtccgggtttggccggtgtaggccatcattgtaaaataagaatttgacttgcctagttaaataaaataaaaaatagttttCAGGAATACAATAATGGAGAAATCAATCACCAACTTTTGACCTGAATTCTCTATTGATGTCATCACAAACCCTATTAGCACTCACCTTCCAGTTCAATGTTGTGCCTATGGGCCAGGTACATTGCATTGTCTCCCACTTTGGCCTTCACTGGAATCCTCTGTCCTGATCTATCTATGTAAACCACATTCACCCTAAGAGCAGACCAAAAACAACAATATTAAAAACTCAGTTCACAAATGACAATGCAAGTGATAAATGCATGATGCCCTCAATTGACATTAAGGAAAATCGGTAACAAAGTATGTATATATCCCCTTGAGTTTGTCtgcataagggttagggttactaaccTGACCATGTATGTACTGTAATGGAGTGAAAATTGCAAATACATAAATAGCTAACAATCAATTAGCTAAATGATGCACTGGCAAAATGGTTACTTACACCTCTTCTTGGGGGTCTTCTGCACTTGCACCCGCCTCACTGTGGTACAGACCTTCACAAAGAAAATAAAGACATCGTTGACGTTCAGTTGAATATCCTCTTACGGGTTGTCTGACTTACAGTACGACTTTGAGACCAACTTAGTTACAGGGAATGTGCAGCTTTGGAGATTAGTTACACAATTTATCAAACATTCTTAGCAACAGATGCCAATGTGGGTGTaattttatgtaacctttatttagctaggcaagtaaGTTACAAAAACAActgattatttacaatgacggccaacaccGGACGACCCGGGGCCAATTGttcgcagccctatgggactcccaattcccagtcaaggccggttgtgatacagcctggaatcgaaccaggatgtctgtagtgacgcctcaagcatcgaaatgcagtgccctagaccgctacgccactcgggaTCCTTACCAATTGTACCTAGTTACGATGTTCGTAGACATAACTAACTAACTTGTTAGCAGCTGTCTAGCACTAAATTGATATAAATGAATTGGTTTCATGGAAGCTGAAcaattagctaacgttagataaCAATCCAAGTGTAGCTGCGATAGTTAGCAACCGATCAACTCACCTTTGGATGTCTGCAAGTGTCGGTTCAACGTCCGAAAACGATCAACATTCGACGAACTAGCTATACCATTCAAATAACTATTCAACCTGTTGAAAGGACATGTGCTACAATCTGGTATAACTCTAGAAAGTCTCAAAGTCAGCCCCACGCTCGACCGAACTCCAGCGGAGACCGCCATGATTATGTTTTGATCACGTGAATGAAAGCAGCCAATAAAAAAGTAGCAATGACATACGCATGTTTGGACTGTCTTCGGTTATTTGAGCGGCAGAAGGCGCTGTTGCAACACacatttatcgaacaaaacaattTTTAGTCTGACTTGTCTAACTTGCCTTTATCACAAATTGTAAAGAGAACGTAATTCTGGTGCTCGCATATATatattaatgtttttttttcttttttctcagTCTTTGTGAACCAACAATCCTCGTCTGCAATGTCTGTATATCTGTGATGTCTGtatatagttaaataaaggttaaataaaaataaaaaatatcaaaGAACAACTAGGTTACTTTATCCTATGTGGATGTACCCCCAAGGAGTGCGCGTACTGATACCTTAATTAATGTTAACGAATGAAATATGAAATACTGCAAGCCTCAAATTCGAGCTCTATTGTTTTATGTAGTTGAGGTTTTATGGGTACAACCAACATTATCCTTTGTCTTTTCAGTTCaggttgaatatatatatatttttttaaattaaacatACGTTGAGTTAGGCCTAGCCATGCGTGTGTAGGGGTGGTCAGAGacacatattagagacacatatttccctcagataacacagatccacaaagaatttgaaaacaaacccaattttgataaactcccatgtctaccgggtgaaacaccacagtgtgccatcacagcagcaatatttgtgacctgttaccacaagaaaagggcaaccagtgaagaacaaacaccattgtaaatacaacccaggtgtatgttcatttatttttccttttgttctttaactatttgcacatcgttacaacactgtatacacagataatatgacatttgaaatgtatttattcttttggaacttctgtgagtgtaatgttaactgtacatttttattgtttatttcacttttgtttattatatatTTCACTTGCTCTGGCAATGTTAGCATATgcttcccatgccaatgaagcccttgaattgaattgatactTTTAAGGAAATGGGAAACTCGATTGGAATCGTATTAATGACCATTGTGTACAGTGCCCATACATCGTCAATGGGCTGCCCGGTGCATTCTGGGACAGGgaaatcaaaccaaatcaaaatttatttgtcacattcacatggttagcagatgttaatgcgagtgtagcgaaatgcttgtgcttataGTTCCggccatgcagtaatatctaacaagtaatctaacctaaaaatttcacaacaactaccttgtacacacaagtgtaaaggaatgaataagaatatgtacataaaaatatatgaatgagtgatggtacagagcagcataggcaagatgcagtagatggtatagagtacagtaaatacatatgagacgagtaatgtagggtatgtaaacattatataaagtggcattgtttaaagtggctagtgatacttttattacatacatttttccattattaaagtggctagggttgagtcagtatgttggcaggagccactcaatgttagtgatggctgtttaacagtctgatgtctttgagatagaagttgtttttcagtctctcggtccccgctttgatgcacctgtactgacctcgccttctggatgatagcagggtgaacaggcagtggctcgggtggttgttgtccttgatgatctttttggccttcatgtgacattgggtggtgtaggtgtcctggagggcaggtagtttgccccgggtgatgcgttgtgcagacctcactaccctctggagagccttacggttatgggcggagcagtttccgtaccacCATACAGTGATCACCATACAGTGATCGTACcagtgatcgaagcaatcttggaagcgtggaatccgattggtcggaccagcgttgaacagacctgagctcgGGTGCTtactgttttagtttctgtctataggcagggggcaacaaaatggagtcgacaggatgctcttttttgtgcatctgtaaatgtttgtgagtgtttttggtgacaagccacatttcttcagcctcctgagattgaagaggcgctgctgcgccttcttcaccacgttgtctgtgtgggtggaccatttcagtttgtccgtgatgtgtacaccgaggaatttaaaactttccaccctctccactactgtcccgtcgatgtggatatggggctgctccctctgctgtttcctgaagtccacgatcatctcctttgttttgttgacattgagtgtgaggttattttcctgacaccacactcccagggccctcacctcctccctgtaggccgtctcgtcgttgttggtaatcaagcctatcactgtggtgtcgtctgcaaacttgatgattgagttggaggcgtgcatggccaggcagtcgtgggtgaacagggagtacaggagagggatgagaacgcacccttgtggggccccagtgttgagggtcagcggggtggagatcACCAACTGGGGGcagcacgtcaggaagtccaggacccagttgcacagggcggggtcaagacccagggtctcgagcttaatgaggagtttggagggtactatggtgttaaatgctgagctgtagtcaatgaacagcattcttacataggtattcctcttgtccagatgggttaggtcagtgtgcagtgtgattgcgattgcgtcgtctgtggacctatttagggacgtaagcaaattggagtgggtctagggtgtcaggtagggtggaggtgatatggtccttgactagtctctcaaagcactgcATGAtgacggacgtgagtgctacggggcggtagtcatttagctcagttaccttagctttcttggctgcagtgaaggagagcccgcaggttttggtagtgagctgtgtcagtggcactgtattgtcctcaaagcgggcaaagaagttgtttagtctgtctgggagcaagacatcgtggtccgcgactgggctggtttttcttttgtagtccgtgattgactgtagaccctgccacatcacTCTCGTTTCTGAGCCgctgaattgcgactctactttgtctctatactgacgcttagcttgtttgattgccttggggagggaatagctacactgttggatttggtcatgtttccggtcaccttgccctgattaaaagcagtggttcacgctttcagatttgcgcgaatgctgccatcaatccacggtttctggttggggaatgttttaatagatgcTGTGGGTACAATATCACCGacgcacttgctaataaactcgctcactgaatcagcgtattcatcaatgttgttgttcgacactatgcggaacatatcccagtccacgtgatcgaagcaatcttggaagcgtggaatccaattggtcagaccagcgttgaacagacctgagctcgggtacttcctgttttagtttctgtctataggcagggggcaacaaaatggagtcgtggtcagcttttccgaaaggagggcaggggagggccttatgTGAGTTGTGGAAGTTAGAacaacaatgatccagggttttgccagcccgggttgcgcaatcaatatgctgatagaatttaggaagccttgtcttcagattagccttgttaaaatccccagctacaataaatgtggccgtcgatgtgtctgcttggggcgGAATATACGCGACTGTGATTATgattgaagagaattctcttggtagataatgcggtcggcatttgattgtgaggaagtcaagtgaacaaaaggacttgagttcctgtatgttgttatgagaTCACACCACAtcttgttaatcataaggcatacacccccgcccttcttcttaccagagagatgcttgtttctgtcggcgcgatatgtgaagaaaccaggtggctgtaccgactccgataacatctcgagtgagccatgtttctgtgataCAGAGAATgatacaatctctgatgtctctctggaaggcaacccttgctaggatttcatctaccttgttgtcaagagactggacattggcgagtagtatgctcgggagcggtgggcgatgtacccgtctacggagcctgaccagaggACCGTGCCGTCTGCTCCTTCtacggcgccgttgttttgggttgccGGCTGAGATCCGATCCATTGCCCTGGGTGGtgggccaaacagaggatccgcttcgggaaagtcgtatttctggtcgtaatgttggtgagttgactttgctcttatatccaatagttcctcccgactgtatgtaataaaacctaagatttcctggggtaacaatgtaagaaataacacattaaaaaaacaaaatactgcatagtttcctaggaacgcgaagcgaggtggccatctctgtcggcaccgGAAGTTTGGAGACCTCTCCTTCAAGGAGTGAGTAGGAGGCTGTCAACCGGCGACTGAAACTAGGTGGTGATGTTGGATTGTTTGCTAAAATGGATGACGAGGAGGAGACCTGGCTGGCGACTGTGGCAAGTTTTGGGAGCATGGCGAGGCCAGAGATGGAACAGAAGAATAAGGCCATCAGTGGGTGTTCTGCAAGCAGTACAGCAGATGAAGGAGTGGTATGAGCGTGGTGAACAGATAGACGTGGTTTTtgacagagaggaagaaggagaagagcCGAGTGCAGTGGGAAGATGTGTGTTGAGGAAGAATGGCGCCAAGTACAAACCCTATTCTGCTGTCTGTGATGGCTCTGATGGCTCAGAAATTGAACCTGATGATTTCCCAGCAAGCACAGTGGATCTGGGACGATTtcggctgagagtcagactcggcCGACGTCTGGGCCGCCGTCGACAGTAATACTTATGGCTAGGTTGCGGGAATTGAGCTCGGGCCGATTCTGGTGTGAGTTATCTgccccaaatgtattacttggggctccGGCAGATTGGGGCTactctctctttatttatttttccatattttgttattgtttctgtgatccaaaaatacaattaacatttaaataCAATTCTTTAAGAGTCCTGTTTAAGTAATATTTTAgaattttgatactttgtgcaaggcaattgataagcattaaaaCTTTGTGGATgaagcctcccgagtggcgcagtgttctaagacactgcatcgcagtgcaaactgtgttactacagatgctggttcaatgcCCGTGCCGGTCGCAACCCGAGAGACCCATGAGG
This sequence is a window from Oncorhynchus clarkii lewisi isolate Uvic-CL-2024 unplaced genomic scaffold, UVic_Ocla_1.0 unplaced_contig_4449_pilon_pilon, whole genome shotgun sequence. Protein-coding genes within it:
- the LOC139402011 gene encoding ferredoxin-2, mitochondrial-like; this translates as MAVSAGVRSSVGLTLRLSRVIPDCSTCPFNRLNSYLNGIASSSNVDRFRTLNRHLQTSKGLYHSEAGASAEDPQEEVVNVVYIDRSGQRIPVKAKVGDNAMYLAHRHNIELEGACEASLACSTCHVYVNRDHVDKLPEPDEREDDMLDMAPALQENSRLGCQIILTQELEGIELTLPKVTRNFYVDGHVPKPH